A genomic window from Periweissella cryptocerci includes:
- a CDS encoding universal stress protein, with amino-acid sequence MDFKLELPKHKNILVGVDDSADAQLAFLNAVSHALEDDSLLHIVTVLESDSLNVFQFLDKEALENKRLEVEKRLQDYQAQAVHAGVKEVHIVLAEGEPGETIVKDVIPDVKPDLVVVGAAAKTGLGKFMGSQAGYIAKNAPVSVLVVR; translated from the coding sequence ATGGATTTTAAATTAGAATTACCAAAGCACAAAAACATATTAGTTGGTGTAGATGATTCAGCTGATGCTCAACTGGCATTCTTGAATGCGGTTAGTCATGCATTAGAAGATGATTCATTGTTACACATCGTGACCGTACTTGAATCTGATTCATTGAATGTTTTCCAATTTTTAGATAAAGAAGCTTTAGAAAATAAACGGCTTGAAGTTGAAAAACGGCTCCAAGATTATCAAGCACAAGCAGTGCATGCGGGTGTTAAAGAAGTTCATATCGTATTGGCTGAAGGTGAACCAGGTGAAACCATCGTAAAAGACGTGATTCCTGATGTTAAACCAGATCTTGTTGTCGTTGGTGCGGCAGCCAAGACTGGGTTAGGTAAGTTCATGGGTAGCCAAGCTGGGTACATTGCAAAGAATGCACCGGTATCGGTATTAGTTGTCCGCTAA
- a CDS encoding LytTR family DNA-binding domain-containing protein — protein sequence MQIEFKKDPALTEAEVAVDVRAQVETADTDRLMTYIGAFQTQNKVLLVNDRKRKVLVQVPEDEIISIEVQKDFITIVTKQNMYEERERLYKVLESLSPDKFIQVAKASVINLEYLKQIEVTRMGTTIAVLVNNQEVVVTRTYYKALKQRMGA from the coding sequence ATGCAAATCGAATTTAAAAAAGACCCGGCATTAACTGAAGCTGAAGTTGCAGTCGATGTGCGGGCACAGGTGGAAACAGCCGACACGGATCGATTGATGACCTATATTGGGGCCTTTCAAACTCAAAATAAGGTTTTGCTGGTCAATGACCGTAAACGGAAAGTGTTGGTCCAAGTACCAGAAGACGAAATCATTTCAATCGAGGTGCAGAAGGATTTTATCACGATTGTTACCAAGCAAAATATGTATGAAGAACGGGAACGGTTATACAAAGTTTTGGAGAGTTTAAGCCCCGACAAGTTCATTCAAGTCGCTAAAGCTTCCGTGATTAATTTAGAATATCTCAAACAAATTGAAGTGACCCGGATGGGGACCACAATTGCGGTATTAGTAAATAATCAAGAAGTGGTTGTGACACGGACGTACTATAAAGCATTGAAACAACGGATGGGGGCTTAA
- a CDS encoding DUF3021 family protein, whose product MSYLKLVSRTAWRAVTIGSIIIVVNGVLTHSIPTKLVISVFVMAFLIGLATLLYKIERLPLLTVFILHYVITEIVVIIVDGLTYGFFTTPLGLFSEWLTITIIYFIVWGIKHGSQIYEARKLNVLNKQRQQK is encoded by the coding sequence ATGAGTTATCTAAAATTAGTTAGTCGGACCGCGTGGCGGGCGGTGACGATTGGCTCAATCATAATTGTTGTCAATGGCGTCTTGACGCATTCAATACCAACGAAACTCGTCATTAGTGTTTTTGTGATGGCATTCTTAATTGGTTTGGCAACATTGCTGTATAAGATCGAACGTTTACCGTTATTAACGGTGTTTATTTTGCACTATGTAATTACAGAAATCGTTGTGATTATCGTGGATGGTCTGACCTATGGCTTTTTCACGACACCACTGGGCCTGTTTAGTGAATGGCTCACAATTACGATAATTTATTTTATTGTGTGGGGTATTAAACATGGTAGCCAAATATACGAAGCTCGCAAATTAAATGTGTTAAATAAGCAACGGCAGCAAAAGTAA